In a genomic window of Saccharothrix sp. HUAS TT1:
- a CDS encoding DedA family protein has translation MELSATSEAVAFIQLDSAGPLAVWLITLSFIFFECAFVFGLFLPGDSLLFAAGVVLASHDGELSAWLLSLAALLVAVVGNQIGYYIGRHTGTRLLARRGGRVLNKENLAKARDFLDRRGFWAIVLARWIPWVRTLAPMIAGAARMDPKRFMLATTIGAIAWVPTLVLAGYYGAGLLAAVPWLETVAVVVSIAFFVGGTAYGLYRYRQEMRKPVDEEVSTAS, from the coding sequence GTGGAGTTGTCCGCAACGTCCGAAGCTGTCGCGTTCATCCAGCTCGATTCCGCAGGCCCGCTGGCCGTGTGGCTGATCACGCTGAGCTTCATCTTCTTCGAGTGCGCGTTCGTCTTCGGCCTCTTCCTCCCCGGCGACTCGCTGCTGTTCGCCGCCGGTGTGGTGCTGGCGTCGCACGACGGCGAGCTGTCCGCGTGGCTGCTGTCGCTGGCCGCGCTCCTGGTGGCCGTCGTCGGCAACCAGATCGGCTACTACATCGGCAGGCACACCGGCACGCGCCTGCTGGCCCGCCGCGGCGGCCGGGTGCTCAACAAGGAGAACCTGGCCAAGGCCCGGGACTTCCTCGACCGGCGGGGCTTCTGGGCGATCGTGCTCGCCCGGTGGATCCCGTGGGTGCGCACGCTGGCCCCGATGATCGCGGGCGCGGCGAGGATGGACCCGAAGCGGTTCATGCTGGCCACGACCATCGGCGCGATCGCGTGGGTGCCGACGCTGGTGCTGGCCGGCTACTACGGCGCGGGCCTGCTGGCCGCCGTGCCGTGGCTGGAGACGGTCGCGGTGGTCGTCAGCATCGCGTTCTTCGTCGGCGGCACCGCCTACGGCCTGTACCGCTACCGGCAGGAGATGCGCAAGCCGGTGGACGAAGAGGTCAGCACCGCCTCGTAG
- a CDS encoding FAD-binding oxidoreductase: protein MESLLAELRSAVGVDAVLTDPDVTASYRRDMMPLAPHGRPLAVVLPTSAEQVRAVVRACAAARTPIVPRGAGSGLSGAANAVEGCVVLVTTKMNAILEIDPDNRLAVVEPGVVNLDLRAAVEKHGLFYPPDPSSYDWCTIGGNLSTNAGGLCCVKYGVTTDSVLGLDVVLADGELLRTGRRTVKGVAGYDLTKLFVGSEGTLGVITRATLALRPLPQSPATLVASFGSTADAGAAVSRVVTEGVVPSLMEIMDRTSIRAVEQYLKTDLSAEAALLLCQSDSGGEAGRRELAAIEQACVAAGAELVYATEDLGEGRDLLAARRAVLTALEVYGAWLTDDVCVPRTRIADLIAGCERISESAGLRIAVVGHAGDGNMHPTIVYDPASEDEFARARRAFDEILGLGLALGGTITGEHGVGKIKRDWLAREIGPVGLRVHREIKRALDPGNLFNPGSMFDAPG from the coding sequence ATGGAGTCCCTGCTCGCCGAGCTCCGCTCCGCCGTCGGCGTCGACGCGGTGCTGACCGATCCCGACGTCACCGCGAGCTACCGGCGGGACATGATGCCGCTGGCGCCCCACGGCCGGCCGCTGGCCGTGGTGCTGCCGACGTCCGCCGAGCAGGTGCGGGCGGTGGTCCGGGCGTGCGCGGCGGCGCGGACGCCGATCGTGCCGCGCGGCGCGGGCAGCGGCCTGTCCGGCGCGGCGAACGCCGTCGAGGGCTGCGTGGTGCTGGTGACCACGAAGATGAACGCCATCCTGGAGATCGACCCGGACAACCGGCTGGCCGTGGTCGAACCCGGGGTGGTGAACCTCGACCTGCGCGCCGCCGTGGAGAAGCACGGGCTGTTCTACCCGCCGGACCCGTCGAGCTACGACTGGTGCACGATCGGCGGGAACCTGTCCACCAACGCGGGCGGGCTGTGCTGCGTGAAGTACGGCGTCACCACGGACTCCGTGCTCGGGCTGGACGTGGTGCTCGCCGACGGCGAGCTGCTGCGCACCGGCCGGCGGACCGTCAAGGGCGTCGCGGGCTACGACCTGACCAAGCTGTTCGTCGGCAGCGAGGGCACGCTCGGCGTGATCACCCGCGCCACCCTGGCGCTGCGCCCGCTGCCCCAGTCCCCGGCGACGCTGGTGGCCTCGTTCGGCAGCACGGCGGACGCGGGCGCGGCGGTGAGCCGGGTGGTGACCGAGGGCGTCGTGCCCTCGTTGATGGAGATCATGGACCGCACCTCGATCCGCGCGGTCGAGCAGTACCTGAAGACCGACCTGAGCGCCGAGGCGGCCCTGCTGCTCTGCCAGTCCGACTCGGGCGGCGAGGCGGGTCGGCGCGAGCTGGCCGCGATCGAGCAGGCGTGCGTGGCCGCGGGCGCCGAGCTGGTCTACGCGACCGAGGACCTGGGCGAGGGCCGTGACCTGCTCGCGGCGCGGCGGGCGGTGCTGACCGCGCTGGAGGTCTACGGCGCCTGGCTGACCGACGACGTGTGCGTGCCGCGGACGCGGATCGCCGACCTGATCGCCGGGTGCGAGCGGATCAGCGAGTCGGCCGGGCTGCGGATCGCCGTGGTCGGCCACGCGGGCGACGGCAACATGCACCCGACGATCGTCTACGACCCGGCGTCGGAGGACGAGTTCGCGCGGGCGCGGCGGGCGTTCGACGAGATCCTGGGGCTGGGGCTCGCGCTGGGCGGCACGATCACCGGCGAGCACGGCGTCGGCAAGATCAAGCGCGACTGGCTGGCCCGCGAGATCGGGCCGGTCGGCCTGCGGGTGCACCGGGAGATCAAGCGGGCGCTCGACCCGGGCAACCTGTTCAACCCGGGCTCGATGTTCGACGCCCCCGGCTAG
- a CDS encoding DedA family protein produces MVAVTVALTSTVALGPDWLDPQVLLQGLGPYMLVGLCFIVFAECGLLVGFFLPGDSLLFTAGLFVASGLLDYPLWLVCLLLTACALVGNVVGYWIGYRAGPALFSKPESKIFKKEYVDKTHEFFDKYGARAIVMARFVPIVRTFITAMAGVGRMDARKYFTYSLIGGIAWAAGLTVLGYFLGQIQFVRDNLEMMLILIVLLSVVPIIIEVVKARREKKSLLAQEAADITEVIDMVDDRMDETQRIRRVD; encoded by the coding sequence GTGGTCGCCGTGACGGTCGCGCTCACCTCCACGGTTGCCCTCGGTCCGGACTGGCTCGACCCGCAGGTCCTGCTCCAGGGGCTCGGACCGTACATGCTGGTCGGCCTGTGCTTCATCGTCTTCGCGGAGTGCGGGCTGCTGGTCGGCTTCTTCCTGCCCGGCGACTCGCTGCTGTTCACCGCGGGCCTGTTCGTGGCCTCGGGGCTGCTGGATTACCCGCTGTGGCTGGTGTGCCTGCTGCTCACGGCGTGCGCGCTGGTGGGCAACGTGGTCGGGTACTGGATCGGGTACCGGGCCGGGCCCGCGCTGTTCAGCAAGCCCGAGTCGAAGATCTTCAAGAAGGAGTACGTCGACAAGACGCACGAGTTCTTCGACAAGTACGGCGCCCGCGCGATCGTGATGGCGCGGTTCGTGCCGATCGTGCGCACGTTCATCACCGCGATGGCGGGCGTGGGCCGGATGGACGCGCGCAAGTACTTCACGTACTCGCTGATCGGCGGCATCGCGTGGGCCGCGGGCCTGACCGTGCTCGGCTACTTCCTCGGCCAGATCCAGTTCGTGCGCGACAACCTCGAGATGATGTTGATCCTGATCGTGCTGCTCTCGGTCGTCCCGATCATCATCGAGGTGGTCAAGGCGCGGCGGGAGAAGAAGTCGCTGCTCGCCCAGGAGGCGGCCGACATCACCGAGGTCATCGACATGGTGGACGACCGGATGGACGAGACCCAGCGGATCCGCCGCGTCGACTGA